From the Maioricimonas rarisocia genome, one window contains:
- a CDS encoding DUF58 domain-containing protein produces MKLDPEVQQAASQYQLGLLRTPVAGRTGELLGRGTGASLEFQEYREYLPGDDLRHVDWAAYARSDALMVRLYREEISPRTEILVDASRSMATGEGTKAQLTRQLATLFTHLSEQLGGRPRVFALTDDRPVVALDSDATDHIAALTFESIATLPELLADHAVPLRPQAVRIVISDFLFPHDPDRLLRQLAAGASSLWVVQLLTEWEANPDEMGGRRIIDVETGDQIDLLLNRKTVAAYKERLSLLRQSLIQSCRRYHARFAMLTADRGLLASCRDELCASEMLRQV; encoded by the coding sequence ATGAAACTCGATCCGGAAGTCCAGCAGGCCGCCTCCCAGTATCAGCTCGGGCTGCTCCGCACGCCGGTCGCCGGCCGGACGGGGGAGCTGCTCGGCCGCGGCACCGGTGCCTCACTGGAGTTCCAGGAGTATCGCGAGTATCTGCCGGGGGACGACCTGCGGCACGTCGACTGGGCCGCGTACGCCCGGTCCGATGCCCTGATGGTCCGGCTGTACCGCGAAGAGATCAGCCCCCGCACCGAGATCCTGGTCGACGCCAGCCGCTCAATGGCGACAGGTGAAGGGACCAAGGCTCAACTGACGCGTCAGCTCGCCACGCTGTTCACGCATCTGTCGGAACAGCTCGGCGGACGGCCACGCGTCTTTGCGCTGACGGACGATCGTCCCGTCGTCGCCTTGGACTCCGATGCGACCGACCATATCGCGGCCCTCACGTTCGAGTCGATCGCGACACTGCCCGAACTCCTCGCCGATCACGCGGTGCCGCTCAGGCCCCAGGCCGTCCGCATCGTCATCAGCGACTTTCTCTTCCCACACGATCCGGACCGATTGCTGCGGCAGCTCGCCGCCGGTGCCAGCAGTCTGTGGGTCGTGCAGTTGCTGACGGAGTGGGAAGCGAATCCGGACGAGATGGGAGGCCGGCGGATCATCGACGTCGAAACCGGCGACCAGATCGATCTGCTGCTCAACCGGAAGACGGTCGCCGCCTACAAAGAGCGGCTCTCACTGCTGCGGCAGTCACTCATCCAGAGCTGCCGCCGCTACCACGCCCGGTTCGCCATGCTGACTGCCGATCGCGGCCTGCTGGCGTCCTGCCGCGACGAACTCTGTGCGTCCGAGATGCTGCGTCAGGTCTGA
- a CDS encoding RraA family protein gives MTESPTEITLAMMRETLYTAVVCDALDGLGLRHQSPRLPLSPVTVEGVLVGRCRTTLWADMAHVDPDPYALELKAVDNCQPDDVLIAAAGGSMRSGIWGELLTTAARNSGCVGAVIDGAVRDVNKMREMQFPVYARGMSPYDSLNRQRVVDIDIPVELDGVTFSPGDLVFADIDGIVVVPQEVEAEAITAAWKKVHDEDRTRDAIRDGLSATAAFEKYGVL, from the coding sequence GTGACCGAGTCGCCGACCGAAATCACGCTCGCCATGATGCGCGAGACCCTCTACACAGCCGTCGTCTGTGATGCACTCGACGGACTGGGACTACGGCACCAGTCGCCCCGGCTGCCCCTCTCACCCGTCACTGTCGAAGGCGTACTCGTCGGTCGCTGCCGAACCACCCTCTGGGCCGACATGGCCCACGTCGACCCCGATCCCTACGCCCTCGAACTCAAAGCCGTCGACAACTGCCAGCCCGACGACGTCCTTATCGCGGCAGCCGGTGGCTCAATGCGGTCCGGCATCTGGGGAGAGCTGCTGACGACCGCCGCCCGCAACAGCGGCTGCGTCGGCGCAGTCATCGACGGCGCCGTCCGCGACGTGAACAAGATGCGAGAGATGCAGTTCCCCGTGTACGCCCGCGGCATGTCCCCCTACGACAGCCTCAACCGCCAGCGCGTCGTCGACATCGACATTCCCGTCGAGCTGGACGGCGTCACCTTTTCGCCCGGTGATCTCGTCTTCGCCGACATCGACGGCATCGTCGTCGTCCCGCAGGAAGTCGAAGCCGAAGCCATCACCGCCGCCTGGAAGAAAGTCCACGACGAAGACCGCACCCGCGACGCAATCCGCGACGGCCTGTCGGCAACGGCAGCATTCGAAAAGTACGGCGTCCTCTGA